The DNA sequence GATTGCAAATAAGAACTTCAGGCTCAGGGAGAGAGACTCCGACTCATAAAATAAGGTGGAGGgccagagagacggctcagcggttaggagcacttgctgctcttgcagagggcccagttCAGTGTCCAGTACTTAGGTCAGGCATTTCACAACTGCCTAGAACTTCAGCTGCAGTGGATCTGGTaccttcctctggtctctgtgggtgtccacatgtatgtatgcatacaagtgagacacacacacaattaaggactatatatatatatataatatttatataatatatgtaaaatttactatatatatgtttatttatatagatatagatatagatatagatatagatatagatatatatggaGGAGAGTGCTGGAGGAAGACACTAGATGCACTAgatgtcaacttctggcctctacataggtgtgcacaaacacacacccataaaCGCGCACAGATAGAAGGGAACACAACGCACCGAGTGCTCAGGAAGATGACACCGTCCACGGCAAGGGCCGACCAAACCCTCCCCACAGCTCTCAGGAGCCAGCCCTGTCCATTTCACACTTTTAACCCTCAGAACTTGGAGCAGTCAATGTGTAACCACAGTTTGAACTTCCTGGTTGGTGACAGCCAGGTCTAGTGGCCCTGGAGACCACCAGAGTCCCAAGAATGAGCAGGAAATCTGAGAGTCAGGGAACGAAGTGGAACTTCCAGGCAGACAGCAAACCTCAAGAAGGGTGTCCTGCACCCCAGCCACACCCATGTTATGGAAAAGGGGGCCACACGGAGGCCCACTCTTGCCTCTTTGTTACAATAAACGCTGGACAGTCCCAAACCGTGAGTCACAAGTGAGTAAATTTCTTTCTATCTTGGTCCTTACCTAATTTCTTTCCAGCTGTTGCATAAATAGGGCTCATTCATAGCAATGTTTTCACCTTAATTAAGAACTCTATTTGCTAGAAAAGGCATGTAGCTACATCAGCCCTTACCCCTACCCACACAGCCTGGAGGCTCAACAGTGCTGTCCAAGGAGGGGCCATCCCTGCCTAACTGTCAGGGATGGGCTGATCTTAAACCCTGACCTCACTGGGAGAGCTATGACCTTAAATGGGGATTTGAGGCTGTCTGAAGCTGGGAGCAGAGCCATGAAGTCGTCACTAGCGATCCCTCTAGCTGGCTCCAATGCCCATGCCCTTTCCCCAATAATGTCATATTATCTTCATTCCCAGGGTCCTCTGACTCCGTTCCTTCTACCGGTAAACAACAGCTCAGCCTCAGAGTCCCCTAGTTGTCCAGTGTCCCCGTGGTCACCTCTCCTCCCAGGAGACTCTTGGCGATACCTTCTTCTCCCAAGCTTTTTGAGATACCTGTAAACCTGGGTTCCAGTCCCTCTCAGGCCTCAGCTTCTCAACGGCTGCCTGATCTGCCAGGCCACACGAGATCTGCACAGCCGGCTCCCATATGGCCTTCGGCCAAACATCTTGTTCTCGCGTCTCTAACCAGTGCCCTTCCAGGGGTTTCGTATCAGCCTGAGGCGTGGCTAGGGAGAGATGTGACCACCTGAGAGCCCGCCTTGGCAAGACCTCAACAGTCACCCCAACCCTCGGCTTCTTCACAGGAAGGCACCCTTCCAGCCCTAGAGCTTAATCCTACCCCTGGGCCTGGCAGAAATGTCCCAGGTATCCCCAAGGCCCTGGTGTACCTGATGAGAGGCTCTGTTCCCAGATGGTCACTGCAGGTGCTGCTGCCTGACTAGAGGTCTCTGCCCACTGTGCCAGCTGCTCAAGCCGTTCTGCTAACTGGACCAGCTGGACAGTCAGCTACGGGAGGAAACGAGCGCTATTATAGACAGCCCTGGCTGGGGACAGAAAGTACTATGTACTCCCAGCAACTCTAGCTCCCTGGTACAGTCTCCTCAGAGGGCGTGAGGTTGGCTGGAGGTATTTCTTCTACCTGGATTCTAGGGGGTTACAACCACCTGCTTCAGATCCTCGAGCTCTGGAGGTGTTGAGGCAGACCCCTCCAGTTCAAGCTGGGCCTCCGGGCCTGCTGGTGGTAAGGGCTTGGAGGACTCTGTCCTTTGAGCAAATAGTAGCTTCTGCCAGGCACAGGCGGCTTGTGACTCAGTCAGCTTGACACGCTCCTGGAACTGATTCAGCTGCTGTCGCACAAGCCGAGCTTGATCACCTGCAGCCAGAGGCAAGAGGCCAGAGAGGAAATGCTGACATGGAAGGAGAACCGGCAGCAGGGATGAGAACACTCGAAGGGGCCCTGGGAACCATCAACCAAGACAAAGACATTGAGGCCTTGAACTCGGGGCCTAGGTCCCTGTACCGGGAAATGGCACAGATGTGGTTCCCTGAGCTAAAGGCAGGCCTTTCAGTGGGCTTCAAAATATGAGCCCTCAGCACTTCTTGCCTGGGGTGGCTGTCCACCTGTGTGATGACGGGGCTGAGGTCCACTTACTAGTGAGAAGCTCTGCCAGCCTCTGGCCGGTTTGCAAAACCCTTTCCAGGTCCCTGGCGCGTGCCACAACCCCCTCACATACCTCCTGTGAACAAACACAAGGCACTGAGCCCGTGACACATCCCACAGACTCCCACCCCAAGCCTGGGCCATACCTGGAGGTAGGGCAACGACTCCTCAAGGCCCTTGGGCCCCAGCCGCAGCTCAGCCAGCAGCTGTTCACTCGAGCTCAGCTGAACCACCAGAGCCTTGCAGGCTGTTTCAAAGCTCTGTGCTGCTGGGACAAGCTGTTCCAGGAGCCTCCACCTTGGGGCAAAGACAGAGGAGCGGTCAGCAGTGCCCTTTCCTGCCCTAGGACCCTCACAGTCCCCCGTCTGTGGCTTCACCTGGTTTCTGCCTTCTGTACCAGTCGGTGCCATTGTGTGCACAGCTCTGATGGGTTCCCGGCCTCTCGTAATTTTGGCTCCACGTGTGGTGCGCGCTCCTTCAGAAGCCGCAGGAGGAGCTGCCAGacatgaggtgtgtgtgttgggggggagggggttctggGGTCCCTGCCCATCCTCTCCCCACTGCCCTGCCCCCCTTATTAATCAAGGGTTACTGGCCAAAGAAACATTGGCAGCTATATGTATTCAGCTCACTCCATGGGCGGGCAGGGGTGGCAGATCTATTGTATTTAAGTACAGGGTAGTCACTATTATTTGCCAGTGGCTTGGTGGGGGCTCATAGAACAAAGTGTCCCCCCACCTGTCCCTATCCCCTGGCCCCATACCTCCTGTTCCCGCAGCTGAGAAGCAGCCAAGGTGGCATCTGCAGCCAGAGGTCCTTGTGTAGCCTGCAGTTCCCCCATGCCATCTAGCCAGCTGCGCAGTGTGTCCAGGGCTGCTAGAGGTGCCTGCAAGAAGGATGGACTCACCTCGTCTGGCCTCCGCTCGAGCTCCCCACACTCCAGAGCGGGTCCTGCCTCACCTGGACTGGCTGCCCTCTTGGCTTGCAGGGCcccatctccacagcctctgtCACTACTGTCTCCGTCACCACCGTCTCTGTGACCTCTGTCACCTGGACAGCACAGGAGCCCCACCAGGCCCAGGGGACCCCTGGCGGAAGCAGGCCGTGAGGAGCTTCGGATCTCGGAGAGAGATCCCCTTGTGTTCTGGGGTTGGTGTGAATCCTGGGGCTGAAGCGTGAGCGGTTCCTCCTCCCCCCAAGGCAGCCAAGCCTTGAAGCAGGGTTTCCCATCGTGGATGCTGAGCAGGTTGCAGGGgtgtccaggacaaccagagcagCCCTACAATGGCAGAGGGTCCAATTCAGGACCAGGGGATCCACAGGCCCACCTACCCCCAAGCCTTACATAAGCTGGTGCTGGACCTGGGATTGGGTAGATGTATGGCCTAGGGGACTGGAGGGAACAGCACTCACCTCTGTCTATCCCTGTacacctaccttccttccttcaagcCACTGCTCCACCAGCCCCAGACAGTCTGGCCCCAGcacttttcttcctcctgtttcctAGGAAACCCTGTACCCATCCTCAGACatgtgggtgggggaagggctgcaAGGGGAAGGGGCTTCTAGCTGGAGTTTCTGGCCCTTCCCAACACCCCAACACAGTTcccgtacgtgtgtgtgtgtgtgtgtgtgtgtgtgtgtgtgtgtatcagggaGCTCACTTCCCACCCAAGCCCCAAACAGGCCACTCACATGGCCTTAGGGCTGAGATCCCTTTGGGTTAGGAGGCCAAAGAAAAGGAGCTGCTATCATGGGTGTCAGGTTTGCCCTGGGGATGACTAGGAATTAtgggaaatgggggtgggggggagcatcCACACACACTTTAGGAGGGGTTGGAGAGTCATGGGAATTTCCCATAGCCATATGGTCCCCAGAGAGTCCTGGACTACACCCTCTCCCAGTCACATGGCCACTCCACGGGACTCAGACATCCCCCACCCAAGACTTCCTGGCACCCTAGGCTGGTCTGCTCTGCTTCCAGGAACCTCTTACTTGCCACACAGTCCCCCACCTGAGCCTGGCATGACATGAACTAGCCCTTCCTCTAGCCTGGAATCTCCACTAAGTACAAGAGCAGGAGGGCAGGATGATGCTTAGGAGGGGAGGTGGGCGAGCCTCCATCAGGAATGGTGTATTCATGGACTACGACTCCAGCCTAGGCTCAGCCATTCTCCCTCTACCTAACTAACTGTCATTGATTCTTCATATCAAGGAGTGGAATTTGTGCTCATCAGAGAAACTAAAACCCCTCGCTTGCCCATGGCCATGCTGGTCCCTGACCCTCCCTCACTGCTGACAGAGGTGACTTGGGAGTCCCTGGGGCCTAAAGCTAGCCctgccccatccacccacctcaaGCCTGtgaccacccaccaccaccacctccaccatcccaccccaccctgagacCTGCCCCTGCCTGGTTCATCTTTGTCATGAGTTTGTGTTGCTGTTACCTTGGGAACATTCCATGGAAAATGTTGGGTGAGGTGGGCAGGCCGACAGGCCAGGGCAAGCCACAGACGCACTGTGGGTGGATGGCTGGTGGACGCCTCTCCCACGAGGGCTTGCCTGGCTCACACCCTAGGACGGCCCACCCTATCCTACCTGCTCTCTTTtctcagcccccaccccaggccaAGCAGCAAGTGTGTACATTCCTGGGGGCAGCTTCAGTGGGCTGGAGGGGTGTGTCCCAGCACAAACCTGTCCATACCTGGCATGCAAACCTCACCCCATACCATCTACCCTTCTTCTTTAAGGGACCATGGAGTTCCTGAGAACAGCTGCCCCATCCAGTCCCTGGGCCTTACCCCAGGTAGGCTGCTTATTCTGGAATGCCTTTCTCCCCTCTTTGCCCTTATCCATGGGCCTCTGGAGCTAAGAGGGGGGGACTAGGGGAACCCCTGTCTCTGACACTTTGCCTCTGGTTTGTTTTGCTGCCCAAGGCAGAACCAGGTCACCTTTCTGTGCaagcctccctctccctgcccatgGCTGGGATAATAGAGGCCCAGGTCTGGAGAGGCCTATTTGGTGCAACCTCCACCTTTCTCGATTTTCCAAGGTCAGGGTCCTTGGTTGAGCTTGGACCTCCTGGACTAAGGTGGACATCCTCCCCAGCAGGACCTTCTCTAACCCTGTCAACCCTACTCTGATTCAA is a window from the Mus pahari chromosome 17, PAHARI_EIJ_v1.1, whole genome shotgun sequence genome containing:
- the LOC110335144 gene encoding uncharacterized protein LOC110335144 — protein: MGNPASRLGCLGGRRNRSRFSPRIHTNPRTQGDLSPRSEAPHGLLPPGVPWAWWGSCAVQVTEVTETVVTETVVTEAVEMGPCKPRGQPVQAPLAALDTLRSWLDGMGELQATQGPLAADATLAASQLREQELLLRLLKERAPHVEPKLREAGNPSELCTQWHRLVQKAETRWRLLEQLVPAAQSFETACKALVVQLSSSEQLLAELRLGPKGLEESLPYLQEVCEGVVARARDLERVLQTGQRLAELLTSDQARLVRQQLNQFQERVKLTESQAACAWQKLLFAQRTESSKPLPPAGPEAQLELEGSASTPPELEDLKQLTVQLVQLAERLEQLAQWAETSSQAAAPAVTIWEQSLSSATPQADTKPLEGHWLETREQDVWPKAIWEPAVQISCGLADQAAVEKLRPERDWNPGLQEFLWGQQTLAVSWLGRRGAADHGSTCHLGLLMDLQGCQAAMSSPSCKRIHTLEGVLLLVGHLVEKLVLCPHRLSQAESLRIKVVQAQNWVLEEMPPALTPKYWTQAPREILTLRSLDQGPPGDLTSRAKACLLGKIRGELSWRPWWSEVMENWSLRKPEHSKRNQDKRDQWRQLEQGHQGQDLADSILAAGEQDSVGQGWPSYNWGRRGPLHKLSITFKPGISSVQKQPNSVVRARNREGTSAPVARGRPKVQGALAVRGAMMVRVGGGWAALDEFLVKNDPVRAKGRTSQKIHERFLCWTPSVPAPEVITLRLWTSIRMGTSRPLSQKTGLPIVKDHRDPSSYKVKTSEQPTEEKL